Part of the Rissa tridactyla isolate bRisTri1 chromosome 3, bRisTri1.patW.cur.20221130, whole genome shotgun sequence genome, TGGTTCTGCAGATTATTTCCAGATGTGCAGAAAAGTGCAGCCATAAGAAAGATTTGGGGACCGTGAAATGGGGCAGGCCGGCCCGGTTCAGCAGTTGCTCAGGCAGCACAAATGCGAACATCTGTGGGGTGTTTCACATGGGCTCTTTTGGCTGAGGGAACTGTTGTCTGAGCCTCAACAAAATACCCGAACTGATGGGATCTGTAACCCACCTGCTTTTCCTAGCTggaatagaaaagcaaaagcatcacCAGCTAAGAATGAGTCAGTAGTATCTCAGTATTATTTCATAATACCCAATGTCTAACCATCACAGATGGACACAGAGATGATTATTTGCTGAAAGGGAGAATCCCCACTTTTATCCAAAGTCTAATGCAATAATTTCATTGGCTTCCATTTCAacctttttcaagaaaaagctcTTAATACTTAGCCTTCCCATTCCCTCACGGATATTGAATTGCATGATGTTTTGGCACCACACCATTTTTTGGTAGTTGTTTACTAGTGTGTGAAAAGCTGTCAGCACCTTGCTCTACAGATAATTTATAGCCGAAGGCAGCGCTGGGTTAGGCATGCAGAACAGGCTTCCCTACTTGATTAATTCAGCATCTGAAAGCATGTCTTGAACAGGCAATGTTTGAGTCTTAGCAACTTGAAGGCAACTTCTGGTGTACACTTGTATGCAAACAGACACCCTTCCTCTCTGTTAAAGCCTCGGGTCTAAATGCCTGGAGATACAAAGTAGGAAGTGAATTCATGCTACATTTCTGGGTGTGTGTGACCTTCTAACTGTATAAATTGTGTTAAATTGCCAAGTTTTCAGGATTCCAGAAGGCTGCAGGATAGAGCAAGCTTAATGAATGTACAAATTACTGTGCTTGATGTGGCATCTAGGTAGGGCTCTTCCCTAGCCTTGCACTGGTGGGTAAATCTAGCCTTCTCCTGTGGGGCTGATGCACCTCGAGCCAGCTTGGGGTGAATGTCTCCGCTTATCTGCAGAGCCCTGTGGTCAGGATTGTCCTGTCTGCCCTATCCAAGTCTCTGCTTTTGAGATCACAGGTGAGCTGCTAGAGCCGAAACATGTGGCACGTGCATTGTGGACTGTTGTCCCAGGCAGGGACAAGCTGGACCAAGAAGCATCTGAAGTTTACAGAGGAAATCTAGGATGTCATCGTAGCTCCCCCAGCAGTCCCTATGGAGGAAAGGTTCAAAAGGCAGCTAATCTGAGGAACAAGCTCAGCCCAGTGTCTGCGAGAACATGTTTTGGAagggctggtttttgttttggttttactctGAGGACAGATTCTTTTTGAAGTGAGTATAAgctgattttaaaatagaaaaagcaacATGGCAAATGTGCATTTAGGTAcagatttaaaagcaaatatgTACCTTTGAAAGAACACAGACGGGTACTCAATAACCAGCTACTTACAGCATGTAAGTAAGTGCTGTTACCTGGCTCACTGAAGACTTGCACGgtgaaagcacagaggaaaatgaTCTGTACTTTAACcactctgttctttttctcccttttgattGCCCCTTCTATTGTGTAGTGTATGGTGTAAAATCTTCTATAGTATGGTATGTAAAATTACAGGGTTTTAAGTGAGGGTTCAGTCCAAGTTCTAAACAAATTCCCATAAcgtttttcaaatagaaaattgTCTAAAGTGCAGTGCCACTCCATAAAATTGTTTATGATCATAGTTCTTTTCAGTTCAATTAATGGTACAAGCCTAACTGTAGCTTATTGAATGAGAAGTTTTGTCCGTCTACCCATTCATTGCCCCCAAGCCTGACTCACCTTCTAATAGTTGGATCCTGAAGTAGGCAATTAGCAGCAGCAGGAGTAAAGTCACAGGCATAAAGATCCAACCAAAGAGAATGTAGCCTGGCAGCTCCCTCAAAAACTCCGAGAATATGTAACTTGCGCTCATTTTCCTCTATGGCAACCGTGCTGAGCAAGATCCTTCGGATCTCCAAGTGTGGACCTTATTTatcctgctttcttccttttttccctgcatCCACGTTCTGCCCTTTGCTCGGGCCATTATCTTTTTTTGgactttggtttgtttgtgtaGGCTTGTGATTCCCAGTAGGACTGGAGTTCATTTGCGAAGTTACTCAACCACAAAGTTTAAAAGGGCATATTGAAGTAATGCAGGGCTTTGAAACCTTTGGATATGTCGGGCTGGGCAGAGCTCAGTAtgtctgagctgctgcttttgagcAATATAGGTTCCGTCACCTGCTAATGTTGTACAGGCTGTTCTCAATAATAAGC contains:
- the SMLR1 gene encoding small leucine-rich protein 1 encodes the protein MSASYIFSEFLRELPGYILFGWIFMPVTLLLLLLIAYFRIQLLEVNEELAMAQDPTKAFLNYHGQWQKPRRSGPKEKKCKN